In Roseibium algicola, the DNA window GGGCCGAAGGCCCAGCTGATCGAGGAATTCTTGCCGAGATCGCCAATGTCGGCTGCGGCGGTGCCGATGGAACCTGTCAGGCTGACGGAGGGATAACGCGCTGCCGTTGCCTGACCGATTTTCGCGGTTGCCTCCGCAAGCTGGCGTTCAGCCAGGCGAACGTCCGGGCGGGTCAGCAGGATGCTTGCCGGAATCCCGACAGGGATCGGCAGTTTCGGTGTCGGAATTCGGCTGCTTGCCAGCAACCGGTCGGTAAGGGCAGTCGGCTGTTGACCGGTCAAAACGCTCAGCCGGTGCATGGAAGCGGCGAGAGCTGTCTTCAGGGCCGGAATATTGGCCTCTGTCGATGCCGCCTGACCTTCCGCGTTGGCAACGTCGAGACCGGAGGACGAACCAGCCTGGAACCGCTTGCGGATGAGGTCGGCCGAGGACTGCTGCGATTTTGCGGTGTCCTGCGCCAGTTTCAACCGCTGCTGAAAGCCGCGCGCTTCGACATAGTTGGTGGCAAGGTCGCCAATCAGGGTCAGCAAGCTTGCCCGCAGCTCTTCCTCGGCAGCATCAAGACCGTATTTGGCTGCTTCCTTTGCTCGGCGGTTGGCGCCGAAGATGTCGATCTCCCAGGCGGCATCGAAACCACCGTTCCAGAGCGTGCCGACGCTGTCGGACCCACTCGATTTGGAGCGGGTCACGCCGGCCGCACCGTCAAGGCTCGGAAAGAGCGATGAGGAGGCCTGTTTGTAACTGGCCCGGGCTTCACGCACCTTGGCCTTGGCGGTGCGGACATCCAGGTTGTTCTGAACCGCGAGCGAGATCAGGCTGTTGAGCTGGGCATCGCCCAGCTGCGTCCACCAGTTGGCAAGTTGCGGCACGGAGGCAGGCGTTTCGCCTGTCGTGTTGCGCCACTTGCCGGGCACGGAGACATCCGGGCGCTGGTAGTCGGGGCCGACGGAACAGGCACCCAGCAGGGTTGCCGCCATCAGGCCCGCACCCAGCCGCAACCAGGTCTTGCGGCGTTGAGAGGGGACGGCGCAGGCAGAGCCGGTCTCAGGTTTGAAAAGGGTCATCGAAACTCTCTCAATGGGCTTTGCTGCCTGAAGTGTCGGGGGCTGCTTCGTTGGTCTGCTTGCGACTGAAGATGCGCCGCACGGTGACGAACAGAAGCGGCACGAAGAAGATGCCGAGCACGGTGGAGGCGATCATGCCGCCCATGACGCCGATGCCGATGGAGTTCTGCGCACCCGAACCTGCCCCGGTGGCAATCGCCAGTGGCGTCACACCCAGGATGAAGGCGAAGGACGTCATCAGGATCGGCCGAAGCCGCTGGCGAGCGGCGTCCAGTGTCGCCTGCAGCAGGTCCTTGCCCTGGCGTTGTTGTTCGATGGCGAACTCCACGATCAGGATGGCATTTTTCGCCGCCAAGCCGATGGTCGTCAGCAGGCCGACCTTGAAGTAGACGTCGTTGGTTTGCCCGAAAATCAGGGCCGCCGCCAGGGCGCCGAAGACGCCGATCGGGACCGACAGCATCACCGCGAAAGGGATCGACCAGCTTTCATAAAGGGCGGCAAGGCACAGGAACACGATCAGGATCGAGATCGCATAAAGCGATGCGGCCTGATCGCCCGAAAGCCGTTCCTGATAGGAAAGGCCGGTCCATTCATGAACGAAGCCTGCCGGAAGCTGGGCCACGAGCGCATCGATTTCCGCCATCGCGTCACCCGAGCTGATGCCGGGAGCCGCCTGGCCCTGCAGTTCCACAGCCGACGCGCCGTTGAAGCGCTCGAGCCGCGGGGAACCATAGGTCCAGCGCGATGAGGCGAAAGCGCTGAAGGGCACCATGTCGCCATTGGAATTGCGCACGTGCCACAGATCCAGATCGGATGGCTGCATGCGGAACGGGGCATCGGCCTGCACATAGACCGGCTTGATGCGGCCACGGTCCATGAAGTCGTTGACGTAGTCGGACCCCCAGGCAATCGACAGGGTGTCGTTGATGTCCGGGATGCCGAGGTCGAGCAGGCGCGCTTTCTGCGTGTCGATGTCGACCTTGAACTGCGGCTGGTCTTCCTGGCCGTTGGGCCGTGTCGCCGCCAGTTTGCCGGATTGTGCCGCCATGCCCAGCAACTGGTTGCGAACCTCCATCAGCCGGTCATGACCAGCGCCATTGATGTCCTGCAGATAGAACGAAAAGCCGTTGGTGTTGCCCATACCCTGAATGGCAGGCGGGGCAAGGGCGAACACACGAGCGTCCTTGAACTGCGAGAAGGCTCCCATGGCACGGCCTGCAACTGCCTGAGCGGCAAGTCGCGGGTCTTCGCGCTCGGTGAAGTCCTTCATGCGGATGAAGGCGAGGCCGACATTCTGTCCCTGGCCGCCGAAACCGAAGCCGGCGACGGTGAAGACGCTGTCGACCGCATCCGGCTCGTTCTCCATGAAGTGGGTGCGTACCTTGTCGAGCACGGTCAGTGTCCGGCCCTGGGTCGCGCCAACGGGCAGGTTGACCATGGCAATCAGAATGCCCTGGTCTTCCTGCGGCAGGAAGGAGCTTGGCAGGCGATTGAACATCCAGCCCATGGCAACGCCGATTGCGATGAACAGCACAAGGAAGCGCTTGCCGCGTTTCAGGATGCCGCCATTTGCCGCCCTGTAGCCGTTTGCACTTGCGTCGAAACCCCTGTTGAACCAGGCGAAGGGACCACGCTTGTGGCCGTGGTCACCCTGCTTCAGCATGGTGGCGCACAGCGCAGGCGTCAGGATGAGCGCAACGAATACCGACAGCACCATGGCCGAAACGATGGTGATCGAGAACTGGCGGTAAATGATCCCGACGGAGCCGCCGAAAAACGCCATCGGCACGAAGACGGCGGACAGCACCACCGCAATGCCGATCAAGGCGCCGGTGATCTCGTTCATGGATTTGCGGGTTGCCTCGCGTGGTGGCAAACCTTCCTCCGCCATCACGCGTTCGACGTTTTCCACCACGACGATGGCGTCATCCACCAATAGCCCGATGGCGAGCACCATGGCGAACATCGTTAGCGTGTTGATCGAATAGCCGAACAGCGCAAGCACCCCGAAGGTGCCCAGCAGAACCACTGGCACGGCAAGTGTCGGAATGATGGTCGCGCGCAGGTTCTGCAGGAAGAGATACATCACCAGGAACACCAGCACGACTGCTTCCAGCAGTGTGTGGACCACCTTCTCGATGGAGAGCTTCACGAAGGGGGTGGTGTCATAGGGATAGACCACATCGACCCCGGCAGGCAGCGTCGAGGAGAGCCGGTCGATGGTGTCGCGTACCCGTTGGGCGGTGTCGATGGCGTTTGCACCGGTCGCAAGCGAGACCGCAAGGCCGGACGCCGGCATGCCGTTGTAGAAGGCAGAGGTGCTGTAGCTTTCGTTGGCAACTTCCACCCGGGCGACATCGTTGAGGCGAACGACAGAGCCGTCTTCGGAGCTCTTCAGAATGATGTCGCGGAACTGCTGTGCAGTCTGCAGGCGGCTGGAGGCGGTGATGGTCGCGTTGAGCTGCTGACCCTCGGCCTGCGGCAGACCGCCAAGCTGGCCGGCGGAAACCTGGGTGTTCTGGGCCTGGATTGCGGAACTGACATCGCTCGGCATCAGGTTGTATTTCAGTAGTTTCGTCGGGTCGAGCCAGATGCGCATGGCATAGCCGGAGCCGAACAGCCGGGTTTCACCGACGCCCTCGACGCGTTTCAGCGTGTCGTTGAGCGTGTTGTCGACATAGTCGGCAATGTCGGTGGAGGTCAGGCGTCCGTCCGTCGAAACGAAGCCGAGCACCATCAGGAAGCCGGAAGTCGACTTGGTGACGGTGATGCCGGTGTTCTGGACGATCTGCGGCAGCTGGCTGGAAACGAGCTGCAGCTTGTTCTGCACCTGCATCTGGGCAACGTCCGGATCCGCCTTGGAGGAGAACGTCAGCGAGATCTGGGCTGAACCGGAGTTCGAAGACGTCGCGGTCATGTAGTCCAGGTAATCGATCCCGGACATGCCCTGTTCGATCACCTTGGTAATCGAGTTCTCGACCGTTGCCGCATCGGCGCCCGGATAATTGGCGCTGATGTTGACGGTGGTCGGTGCAATTTGCGGATATTGCGAAACGGAAAGCGTCGTGATGGCCAGTGCGCCTGCCAGCATCGTGACAATGGCAATGACCCAGGCAAAGATCGGCCTGTCGATGAAGAAAGCTGACATCAGTTGGAAGTCTCACTTGTGTTCGACACCGCCTCACCGCGGCTTTCCACCTCCCCCGTCGCTTCGTCAATGGTCACCAGAGTGCCTGTTGCCTCCTGGCCGGCCCGCACGAACAGCGAGCCTTCAACGATGACCCGGTCTCCCTCCGAGATACCTTCGTTGACCAGCCAGTTGTTGCCGATGTCGCCTTCGACCCTCAGGACGCGCTCTTCCACCTTGCCGTCCTGGTCGAGGAACAATGCCGTCGGTTCGCCCCTGGCGTTGCGCGATACGGCGCGCTGCGGCACGAGGAACGAGTTCTGTGCAATGCCCTCCTCGACGATCGCCTGGACGTACATGCCCGGCAGGAGCAAACGATCGGGGTTCGGGAATTCGGCGCGCAGCGTGTAGGTGCCGGTTGTCGGGTCAACGTGGGCTTCCGAAAATTCCAGCTTGCCGGTTTCGGAGTATTCCTCTCCGGTTTCCAGCAGCAGGCGCACCTGCACGTTGTCACCGGACAACTTGATCCGGCCTTCCCGCACGGCCTTTCGCAGCTTCAGCAGGTTGGTGCTCGACTGGGTGACGTCGACATTGATCGGGTCAAGCTGACGGATGATGGTCAGCGGGGCCGACTGGCTGGCGGTCACCAATGCGCCGACGTTCAGCGTCGAGGCTTCGATGCGGCCCGAAATCGGTGCCTTGATGACGGTGTTGTCGAGATTGATCCTCGCAGTCTGCACGCTGGCCTTTGCGGAGGCGATGTCCGCCTTTGCCTGGGCGAGCGCCGCCTTGGCGTCGTCCAGCTCCTGCTTGGCGACGGCGTTCTGCGTAATCAGTTCCTCGTAGCGCTCAACCTTGGTCTGGGCGCTCGGCAGGGCAGCTTCCGCTTTCTGGAGAGCAGCCTGGGCACTGTCGTGTGCTGCCTTGTAGAGATCGTCCTCGATCCGGTAGAGCACGTCACCGGCGGTGACCTCCGTGCCTTCCTTGAACAGGCGTTCCTTGATGATGCCGCCGACCTCGGGCCGGACTTCCGCATCGAGGGACGCTGCGATCCTGCCCGAAAGCTTGGCCGTGATCGCGACCGACTCGGGCTCAAGTTCGACAACGCCGACTTCCGGTTTGGGTGCGGCGCCTCGCATCTGCTGGGCCTGAGCAATGCCGGACCCCAGGCTGGTGGAAATCAGGAAAGCGATGAGAAAAGCACGGAACGGCTTCTTCGTAGAGCACAGGTACGCAGTGCTCGAACCGAGAGGGGTACACGTCATTTCCGGGAGGAACCTCTTTGGAAGCGAATGCTGTGGAGTATTAGAAAACTCTCGGGTACCATTATTCTCTTCAAGGTTCCCTCGTCAATCGATTTTCGGTATCAGTTCGTAACGGGGAGGAGACAAAATGAGCTCTTCAAGAACAAAAATTGTGCAAACGGGTTCCTGTCCAGGCGGACTTGATGACTGTAACGAGCAGCGGCAACGCGGACGGCAGAAGGTCCATGACGAGGCGACGCTGAAGGCGCGCGTTGTCGAGGTCGCCTTCGGCACGTTCCAGAAACATTCCTACAACGGCACGACCATGGCACTGGTCGCCAAGAATGCCGGGATTTCCAAGCGGACGCTTTACGAGCTGTTTCCTTCGAAAATCGAGCTCTTCGCGGAACTCGCGATACGCCACCGTGCCAATCTTCTTGATGTTCCGGCAGGCCGAAAGGCCGAAACCCTTGAAGAAGCCCTGAGGGCGGTCTTCAAGGTTGACCAGAGCGATGAAAAACACAATCAGCAGGCTGCCGAAATGCGTCTGTTCTATGTGGAGGCGGTCGCGAACGAAGAGCTGGGCATGCTTTTGAGGAAACACTGCGGCAGCGAACTGCATGATGTGGTGACTGCCTGGGTGGAGGACGAGGTCGCAAAAGGCCGGATCGTGGTCCAGTCTTCGCGCGACACGGCAAAGTATCTTCTGGATGTCCTCATTGCGGCTCGGCTGTTCCGCCCGAAGACACCCGACATGATCACGGGCCTGTCGGATATTCGCACCTACCTCAATCACACGATCCAGCTCATCCTGAACGGCCTGCTGCCACGCTGACCGTTCAGGAGGGATGCATCAGGATGCCTTGGCCTTGCGAAGAGGGGCGGGATCGGCTCTTTGCAGCCAGTGGCCGAGATCCAGCGTCGACCGCTGACCAAGTTCTGCACGGTTCTTTTCAAGAAACTCATCGGCAGCAGTGCGGCCTTCCTCGCGCAGTTCCTCCAGGAACGGCCAGGTGGAGTTGAGTTTGGATTGACCGCTGCGGCCATTCATGCCGGCACCTGCAATCCGGTGGATTCGCAGGTTGGCGACCGGATTGGAAGCCGGGCTCGCGGCACGATTGGCGTTGAGGCCTGTCAGGCTCGGCAGGAAACCTTGCCGGGGCGACTGTGTGCCAGCGCCAGCTTGATGTTGCAATTCCGCCAGCAACCGCAGTTCCTTGATCAAAGGCGCATTGAAGGAGATCTCCTTTTCGCGCGCGGCGATCTGCTGGGCATCCTGCGGCAGGGCAGCTCGTTCGGTGGGGCTCGTCTGGACCAGCAACAGATCCGCATCACCCGGCTCCAGAACCAGAGGCATCAGGCTGGGGTTGCCGGTATAGCCGCCGTCCCAGTAATGCTCGCCGTCGATTTCGACCGCGTGAAAGAGGGACGGGAGACAGGCGGATGCCAGAAGCACATCGGTACTGACGGCGCCGTTGGAAAAGATGCGGGCTTCACCCGAACCGACATGGGTCGCAGTCACATGCAGCGGTATGGCCGAGCGGGCAATGGCGTCGATGTCGATCGTTTCGTCTATGATTTCCCGTAAAGGGTTGAAGCCTGCCGGGTTGAGATCGTAGGGCGACAGGAAGTTCATTCCCGCGCCGAAGAGAAACGGCAGGCTTTCGAAATCTATTCCCAATCCACCGAGCACAGCTCTCGATGTCGTCATGTTGAAGGGGGTAAACCGGCTTCGTTTGGAAACCGTTTTCCAGAAGCCCTCCAGTGACGTTCGCGCTTCTTCGCGCCCGCCTTTCATAAGGCCGGTCAGCAGAGCCGCCGCATTCATCGCGCCGGCGGATGTGCCCGAAAGGGCGTTGATCTCGAGTGTCTCTTCCTCCAGGAGACGGTCCAATACGCCCCAGGTGAAGGCGCCATGGGCACCGCCACCCTGGAGCGCCAGGTTCACACGTGTCCTGCGCGCTCCTTTGGCGCTATGTGAAACAGTATGTTTCAAGGTCCGGGTTCCTTTCCACGAAGTAGTGTCCAGCCCCGAAACGTTTCCTCGTGATATTTTTTGCTTGAGTTTCGTGCCCGGCCGCTGGTGAGCGGATTTCGGCGGTAAACCATTTTACGGCCTGCCGGTGCATCGGAAGACTAAGATATGCTGCAATGCAGCATCTTTCAATGCGTGCACGCGTTGCGACAGGCTTTTACGCTGAGAAACGGCAGCCTTCCGCGGGAAAAATACTGCTGCGATGCGATGTTTCGAAGTCTGCGCGACAAAAGGGAGACTTGCGCAAGTTCCTGATTCCATGTCTGAATTCAGATACCTTCCCGGAATGCGCGGGCAGGTGATGTCGTTTTGGCTGAAACTTTGTGCAGACGATCGGGAGGATGCAGCGCAATGAGCGTGAAACTGACTTTTCTCGGAGGCGTCGGCACTGTTACAGGTTCGAAATATCTGCTGGAGAAAGACGGCACGCGTGTGCTGGTCGATTGCGGCCTGTTCCAGGGTTACAAGCAATTGCGGCTCAAGAACTGGGCGCCTTTGCCTGTCGATCCGAAAACGATCGACGCGGTCATCCTGACACACGCCCATCTGGATCACTCCGGCTATCTGCCTCTCCTGGTTCGCAACGGCTTCAAGGGGCCGGTTGTCTGCACAAGGGCGACGCGGGATCTGTGCGCGATCCTCCTGCCGGACAGTGGGTTCTTGCAGGAAAAG includes these proteins:
- a CDS encoding efflux RND transporter permease subunit, which encodes MSAFFIDRPIFAWVIAIVTMLAGALAITTLSVSQYPQIAPTTVNISANYPGADAATVENSITKVIEQGMSGIDYLDYMTATSSNSGSAQISLTFSSKADPDVAQMQVQNKLQLVSSQLPQIVQNTGITVTKSTSGFLMVLGFVSTDGRLTSTDIADYVDNTLNDTLKRVEGVGETRLFGSGYAMRIWLDPTKLLKYNLMPSDVSSAIQAQNTQVSAGQLGGLPQAEGQQLNATITASSRLQTAQQFRDIILKSSEDGSVVRLNDVARVEVANESYSTSAFYNGMPASGLAVSLATGANAIDTAQRVRDTIDRLSSTLPAGVDVVYPYDTTPFVKLSIEKVVHTLLEAVVLVFLVMYLFLQNLRATIIPTLAVPVVLLGTFGVLALFGYSINTLTMFAMVLAIGLLVDDAIVVVENVERVMAEEGLPPREATRKSMNEITGALIGIAVVLSAVFVPMAFFGGSVGIIYRQFSITIVSAMVLSVFVALILTPALCATMLKQGDHGHKRGPFAWFNRGFDASANGYRAANGGILKRGKRFLVLFIAIGVAMGWMFNRLPSSFLPQEDQGILIAMVNLPVGATQGRTLTVLDKVRTHFMENEPDAVDSVFTVAGFGFGGQGQNVGLAFIRMKDFTEREDPRLAAQAVAGRAMGAFSQFKDARVFALAPPAIQGMGNTNGFSFYLQDINGAGHDRLMEVRNQLLGMAAQSGKLAATRPNGQEDQPQFKVDIDTQKARLLDLGIPDINDTLSIAWGSDYVNDFMDRGRIKPVYVQADAPFRMQPSDLDLWHVRNSNGDMVPFSAFASSRWTYGSPRLERFNGASAVELQGQAAPGISSGDAMAEIDALVAQLPAGFVHEWTGLSYQERLSGDQAASLYAISILIVFLCLAALYESWSIPFAVMLSVPIGVFGALAAALIFGQTNDVYFKVGLLTTIGLAAKNAILIVEFAIEQQRQGKDLLQATLDAARQRLRPILMTSFAFILGVTPLAIATGAGSGAQNSIGIGVMGGMIASTVLGIFFVPLLFVTVRRIFSRKQTNEAAPDTSGSKAH
- a CDS encoding efflux RND transporter periplasmic adaptor subunit; protein product: MTCTPLGSSTAYLCSTKKPFRAFLIAFLISTSLGSGIAQAQQMRGAAPKPEVGVVELEPESVAITAKLSGRIAASLDAEVRPEVGGIIKERLFKEGTEVTAGDVLYRIEDDLYKAAHDSAQAALQKAEAALPSAQTKVERYEELITQNAVAKQELDDAKAALAQAKADIASAKASVQTARINLDNTVIKAPISGRIEASTLNVGALVTASQSAPLTIIRQLDPINVDVTQSSTNLLKLRKAVREGRIKLSGDNVQVRLLLETGEEYSETGKLEFSEAHVDPTTGTYTLRAEFPNPDRLLLPGMYVQAIVEEGIAQNSFLVPQRAVSRNARGEPTALFLDQDGKVEERVLRVEGDIGNNWLVNEGISEGDRVIVEGSLFVRAGQEATGTLVTIDEATGEVESRGEAVSNTSETSN
- a CDS encoding TetR/AcrR family transcriptional regulator, encoding MSSSRTKIVQTGSCPGGLDDCNEQRQRGRQKVHDEATLKARVVEVAFGTFQKHSYNGTTMALVAKNAGISKRTLYELFPSKIELFAELAIRHRANLLDVPAGRKAETLEEALRAVFKVDQSDEKHNQQAAEMRLFYVEAVANEELGMLLRKHCGSELHDVVTAWVEDEVAKGRIVVQSSRDTAKYLLDVLIAARLFRPKTPDMITGLSDIRTYLNHTIQLILNGLLPR
- a CDS encoding efflux transporter outer membrane subunit gives rise to the protein MTLFKPETGSACAVPSQRRKTWLRLGAGLMAATLLGACSVGPDYQRPDVSVPGKWRNTTGETPASVPQLANWWTQLGDAQLNSLISLAVQNNLDVRTAKAKVREARASYKQASSSLFPSLDGAAGVTRSKSSGSDSVGTLWNGGFDAAWEIDIFGANRRAKEAAKYGLDAAEEELRASLLTLIGDLATNYVEARGFQQRLKLAQDTAKSQQSSADLIRKRFQAGSSSGLDVANAEGQAASTEANIPALKTALAASMHRLSVLTGQQPTALTDRLLASSRIPTPKLPIPVGIPASILLTRPDVRLAERQLAEATAKIGQATAARYPSVSLTGSIGTAAADIGDLGKNSSISWAFGPSLSVPIFNAGKLAAGVEIAEAQRDQYFLAYQASVLTALEDVENALVGFTQERKRVASQRRSAESYKSAAELSRSLYQTGAASFLDALDAERSTYSAEDTLIQSRVRLTTYYIALQKALGGGWTGKVETDKPEVVDKNTGPHLSVAY
- a CDS encoding patatin-like phospholipase family protein, with protein sequence MKHTVSHSAKGARRTRVNLALQGGGAHGAFTWGVLDRLLEEETLEINALSGTSAGAMNAAALLTGLMKGGREEARTSLEGFWKTVSKRSRFTPFNMTTSRAVLGGLGIDFESLPFLFGAGMNFLSPYDLNPAGFNPLREIIDETIDIDAIARSAIPLHVTATHVGSGEARIFSNGAVSTDVLLASACLPSLFHAVEIDGEHYWDGGYTGNPSLMPLVLEPGDADLLLVQTSPTERAALPQDAQQIAAREKEISFNAPLIKELRLLAELQHQAGAGTQSPRQGFLPSLTGLNANRAASPASNPVANLRIHRIAGAGMNGRSGQSKLNSTWPFLEELREEGRTAADEFLEKNRAELGQRSTLDLGHWLQRADPAPLRKAKAS